The following proteins are co-located in the Streptomyces asiaticus genome:
- a CDS encoding winged helix-turn-helix transcriptional regulator — MTERGFYCGLDAALSVVGGRWKFLVLWQLAVHGPQRFGQLRRLVDGITEKVLIGALKDLEADCIVVRKDFQELPPHVEYSLTPFGSSLAEALRPLCEWGYAHMDRTGALASQPVRS; from the coding sequence ATGACTGAGCGTGGGTTCTACTGCGGATTGGACGCCGCACTGTCCGTCGTCGGGGGCAGGTGGAAGTTTCTGGTGCTGTGGCAGCTCGCCGTGCACGGTCCCCAGCGGTTCGGCCAGCTGCGCCGCCTTGTCGACGGCATTACCGAGAAAGTGCTGATCGGTGCGCTCAAAGACCTTGAGGCAGACTGCATTGTCGTCCGCAAGGACTTCCAGGAGCTTCCCCCTCACGTCGAATACTCCCTGACACCGTTCGGCTCGAGTCTGGCTGAAGCGCTGCGCCCGCTGTGCGAATGGGGATACGCCCACATGGATCGGACCGGGGCGTTGGCGAGCCAACCCGTCAGATCCTGA
- a CDS encoding VOC family protein, which translates to MLKRIDHIGVVVHDLPRAKKFLESLGLTLEFERELPDRKVKAAFYRVGDGARIELIEPTTSEARRRRLGDRVGDKARIEHIAVEVDDSITEIMQTLRGLGVEFVAPQPVAIDGNLNAFSRPDTSEGIQFQLVERDAATA; encoded by the coding sequence ATGCTCAAGCGCATTGACCATATCGGTGTCGTGGTCCACGACCTGCCTCGCGCGAAGAAATTCCTTGAAAGCCTCGGTCTCACCCTCGAGTTCGAACGCGAGCTGCCCGACCGCAAGGTAAAAGCCGCGTTCTACCGGGTGGGTGACGGGGCTCGTATCGAGCTCATCGAACCCACCACCAGCGAGGCCCGTCGACGCCGTCTCGGCGACCGCGTCGGCGACAAGGCTCGCATCGAGCACATCGCAGTCGAGGTCGACGACAGCATCACCGAGATCATGCAGACGCTTCGTGGCCTCGGCGTCGAATTCGTCGCTCCTCAGCCCGTGGCGATCGACGGCAACCTCAATGCCTTTTCCCGGCCCGACACCTCGGAGGGGATTCAGTTTCAGCTCGTCGAGCGCGACGCCGCAACGGCCTGA
- a CDS encoding NADH:flavin oxidoreductase, with amino-acid sequence MPASSAAADRAAQTLSRPFTLRGLTVPNRIVMAPMTRDFSPGGVPGADVARYYARRAAGGVGLIVTEGTYIRHDAAGDSIRAPLFHGEDALAGWKNVVAEVHRAGGRIMAQICHVGVQRPEGAGPVPDAPTVSPSGIGLDGAPAGKAMTQADLDAVIAAFAEAAAAAERTGFDGVEVHGAHGLLIDQFLWERTNRRTDGYGGDPVARTRFAAEIVAACRKAVSADFPIVFRTSQWKLNNYDARLATTPQELEAVLTPLAEAGVDAFHSSTRRYWVPEFEDSDLNLAGWTKKLTGKPTISVGSVGLDKAFKPGFESGSRTGVAGIENLLDRLERDEFDLIAIGRALIADPEWARKVLTGDTEALIPFAADQVATLH; translated from the coding sequence GTGCCTGCCAGCAGCGCTGCCGCCGACCGCGCGGCTCAGACCCTGTCCCGCCCGTTCACCCTGCGCGGGCTCACCGTCCCGAACCGGATCGTCATGGCGCCGATGACGCGCGACTTCTCGCCGGGCGGCGTCCCCGGTGCCGACGTGGCGCGGTACTACGCGCGCCGGGCGGCCGGCGGGGTCGGGCTGATCGTCACCGAGGGAACGTACATCCGTCACGACGCGGCGGGGGACAGCATCCGGGCGCCGCTGTTCCACGGCGAGGACGCCCTGGCGGGCTGGAAGAACGTGGTGGCGGAGGTGCACCGCGCGGGCGGCCGGATCATGGCGCAGATCTGCCACGTCGGGGTGCAGCGCCCCGAGGGCGCGGGCCCGGTCCCCGACGCCCCGACGGTCAGCCCGTCGGGTATCGGGCTGGACGGCGCCCCGGCCGGTAAGGCCATGACCCAGGCCGACCTGGACGCGGTGATCGCCGCCTTCGCCGAGGCCGCCGCCGCGGCCGAGCGCACCGGCTTCGACGGCGTCGAAGTGCACGGCGCCCATGGCCTTCTGATCGACCAGTTCCTGTGGGAGCGCACCAACCGCCGCACCGACGGCTACGGCGGTGACCCGGTCGCCCGTACCCGGTTCGCCGCCGAGATCGTGGCCGCCTGCCGGAAGGCCGTCTCCGCCGACTTCCCGATCGTCTTCCGCACCTCGCAGTGGAAGCTGAACAACTACGACGCGCGGCTGGCCACCACCCCGCAGGAGCTGGAGGCGGTCCTCACCCCGCTCGCGGAGGCCGGGGTGGACGCCTTCCACTCCTCCACCCGCCGGTACTGGGTGCCGGAGTTCGAGGACTCGGACCTGAATCTCGCGGGCTGGACCAAGAAGCTCACCGGCAAGCCCACCATCAGCGTCGGCTCCGTCGGCCTGGACAAGGCGTTCAAGCCGGGGTTCGAGAGCGGGAGCCGGACCGGGGTGGCGGGCATCGAAAACCTGCTGGACCGGCTGGAGCGGGACGAGTTCGACCTGATCGCGATCGGCCGGGCCCTGATCGCCGACCCGGAGTGGGCTCGCAAGGTCCTCACCGGGGACACGGAGGCGCTGATCCCGTTCGCCGCCGACCAGGTCGCCACCCTGCACTGA